The sequence CAAGCTTGCCCCACAACAAAACATGAACGTAATTTAGAAACTTATTAGTTCTTTGATATAGAACTCCAGCACCGAGGAAACAATGACACTGGACCTGACACAATTTAAATGCCTGGGTTGCGGGGCTTGCTGCAAACAAAGCGGATATGTTCGTTTGCGCAAAGAAGAACCGGATATCATTGCCGACTTCCTGAATATGGACGTCAGGGATTTTATAGAGAGCTTCACCTGCCTGACCAGGGATCGGCACGGACTTTCAATCATTGATGCCCCTGACGGGGCCTGCATCTTTCTGGAGAACAACGAGTGTCGCATAAATCCCGTCAAGCCGGCCCAGTGTCGGGACTTTCCTGCCAAATGGCGATTTTCGGATTTTGAACACATCTGTGAATGGGCACGAAAAAACAAAATATCGCCCAACCAGATATAATCATTCATATATTTACAAAAATGCCATAAAGCCTGCATAGTTGACTTAATGGCGCTTCAAGTTTTAAATAACGACCATGGGCCAACTTGGTCTATCAGCACCCAGGCCCGGCCCACAACAAAACATGAAAGGAACTCAGCAACTTGTTGGTACTTTCATATAAAATTCAAATCTATTACATAGACACAACCAATAAACCTTCCCTTACAAGGAGAAATTAAAATAAAATGATGAAAGAACTTGACTGCAGAAAAATGGATTGTCCGGCACCGGTACTGGAAACAAAAAAATGCCTGGAGAATGAACCGCTGTCACAAATCCGGGTTCTGGTGGACAATGATGCCGCTATTGAAAACGTGAGCCGATTTTTAACCTATGCAGGATTTGAAGTTGGTGTGGAATCAGACGGAACCATGTCTGTTGTGGAAGGCACCCGGGACCAGGCTGATGCCGTTAAACTCTCTTCTGGACCAACAGGACAGCCGGCATCCAGCTCAGAGTCATCTGACAACAACAGCTCGGCAAAAATCATGGTGATGGCGGCTTCCAATAAATTTGGCGTTGGGGATGATGAACTAGGCGCAAAGCTGATGATCAATTTCATTAAAACCCTTAAAGAAATGGGCAAGGATCTGTGGAGATTGGTTTTTGTCAACCATGGGGTCACCCTTGCTACGATGGATTCTGCAGTGCTTGATGACCTGCGTGAACTGGAAGCATCCGGTGTCACCATTCTTGTGTGCGGCACCTGCCTGACCCACCTGGATCTCATGGAGAAAAAGGCCATTGGCCAGACCACCAATATGCTGGATATCGTTACGGCCATGCAGTTGGCCGACAAAGTGATCAACTTATGATCAATTTTTGGTTACAAAAAAATCGTCAATGATGTGATCGGCTTTCAGGCGGTTGCCGTAAGTCTGGGCACTTTTCTGGTCCGTGAAGTCAGACACACGGACCAGATACCAGGTTTTGCCCCCACCGTCCGTCACCTTCATGGAGGCCTGAATCCCCTTCTGGGCAAGGAGTGTCATATATTTATCGGCATGACCTTTTTTATGATAAGCCGCCACCTGTATGGTAAACGGTTTTGGAATCACGAACTTTATCTGCCGGGCAGGCTGCTCCGCGGTCTTAAACATGTGTGAAACCGTGCCCCATACAAAAAAAACCAACCCGATACCGATGCAGGCAATGACTATGCCACGCACCCGGCCCCACCATCTTTCCCGGACCTGACTCAAACCGGCATAAATTCTGTCTTCCAGACGTCCCCGCGCAGTGCCATCTTTAAATGCATGGTCATCCAGACGGTCCAAGCGATCATCGTTGTCTTGATCCCCGGACATAAATGTTGTCAACTCAAGTCTTTCGTCCCCAAGGGTATCCGATCCCGATTCCGCAATTCCTATCTCCGGTTCCGATCCAGGCTTGTCCAGGCTTACAAACATCGTGCCTTGAATCGTTTGTACCCGTTTCTGATCCTCTTGGGATGCATCTTTATCCCCGTCTGTCAAATCCAGAAAGGACTGGTACAGACGCCTTGCTGAAAAATCCATCCGCCCCTGGTCTAAAAACACATCCACCAGTATCCGGCAAAGCTCAGGGTCTGCATACCAGCTATCGGCCAATGCCGTAAGTATGGACTGGGAAAATGTTCCGGGTATATCCTGATCCTGAAAGCGTTCAAGCCAAAATCGGGCAAGACTTCCGTCTTTGGGGTGCTGTGCCAGCCAGACGCCGGCAGCGCTCTGGATCTCCCGACGCCGGCTGCCCGATGCCAGGTAAAATCGAGCCAGACAAGAAATGAGCACGGCCTCCGCCCGCCGTGCAGCCAGAGGTGATATCCAGGCGCTGTCAAAAATTCGGACTGCCCGGATAAACTTTTTTTCAGCCCGGGAGGCAATGCCGGATTGCTCCAACAATTGAGCGTCCCGGACCAAGCCCCTGATGCGCCAGAGCCCTGCAATATCCATAATTACGCCGAGACCCAAGCCGAAAAACAGATACATCAAAACAATAAACACCGAAGCAGGCATATCCGAAAGCCATCCGGTCAACCGGGGAAACAAAAGAAACCCCGAAGGCAGCACCATCAAGGTTGTCATCCAAAACCGAATGCTGATATTCTGGGCAATGCGGATCATATTAATATTCCCCGCAGGGATTTTGACCTTTTTTCAAGGCCACTTGAATGGTAGCGTCAGGGTCTGCCGCGGGTTGTGGCGCATCCGTATCATCAGGCATATTCTGATTTTTCCCAAAACCGACAGGACATCCCGTGGTTTTCTCCACCGTTTCATACCGGATATCCGAAGGGATCAAAAAATCACGTTCCGGCTCACCTTTCATGGCCCGGATCATAAAATCCGTCCAGATGGGTACTGCCCCGCGCCCCCCGGTAATCCCCCTGCGATTTTTATCTTTCATTTTTCTTTTTTTATCGTAGCCGGTCCAAACAGATACACAAAGGGACGGCGTAAACCCGGTGAACCAGGCATCATTATAATTATCCGTGGTGCCGGTCTTCCCGGCAGCCGGACGCTTAAATCCCAGCTTCCGGATGCCTCTGCCCGATCCAAAGTCCACAACGCCTTCCATCATATCCACCACCTGGAAAGCTGTTGCCGTATCCAATACCCTGCGATCCTTGACAATATGTTCAAAAAGGACCCGCCCTCTTGCGTCTTCAACCCGCCAAAACAAAAATGGGGTATGGTAAATACCCAGGGAGGCCAACGTGGAAAATCCGGCGGCCATGTCCATGACGCTGACCTCAGACGTACCAAGTGCCAGGGAATATACCGGTTTCAAGGGGCTTTTAACACCACAGGACCGGGCCACATCCACCACGGCAGCAGGCCCCACATCTACAACCACCTGGGCCGCAATGGTGTTCACCGAATGGATCAAAGCCTGTTTGAGGATCATGGGACCTCTGAATTTTCTTTCAAAATTCTGGGGGTACCAGTCGGCTGCCCCTCTAATGGGAATGCCCACAGGCTTGTCCTGGAACACGCTGGCCGGATGCAATTTTTTATCCCTGAAAGCAGTGTAGTACAAAAAAGGTTTAAACCCGCTGCCGGCCTGGCGCTTACTGTTCACAGCCCGGTTGAATTCACTGGCATAATAATCCCTGCCGCCGACCATGGTCCTAACAGCGCCGCTGGCGGTATCGATGGCCACCAGCGCAGCCTGGGGTTTTTCTTTGACCGCTTCATCCAGCCCCATAAGTTCATCAAGCCGGTTCATACCTTCCATTACCGCAGTACGGGCATCGGCCTGACATCTTGAATCCATGGTGGAATAAACTTTAATGCCGCCATGATACACCACATCCTCGCCGTACATGTCGACAAGCTTTTGGATCATGGCATCCAGAAAATAACTGCCGGTGCGGGCATCTTTGCGTCCATCGTGCAGGTCAGGTCGAACGGCATCGATTTTGGCTGCCGTATCTGCAGTGATAAACCCGGCCGCCACCATGCGGCTTAACACCACCTTGCGCCTTACAAGTGCCTCATCATAATGCCGAAAAGGATTGTACTGGGAGGGAGATTTGGGCAGTCCTGCAAGCAGCGCAGCTTCGGCCAGGGTCAAGTCCTGGGCGGATTTATCAAAATACATGCGGGCCGCACGCTCAACGCCCTGGGCCCCGGCCCCG is a genomic window of uncultured Desulfobacter sp. containing:
- a CDS encoding SPOR domain-containing protein, whose protein sequence is MIRIAQNISIRFWMTTLMVLPSGFLLFPRLTGWLSDMPASVFIVLMYLFFGLGLGVIMDIAGLWRIRGLVRDAQLLEQSGIASRAEKKFIRAVRIFDSAWISPLAARRAEAVLISCLARFYLASGSRRREIQSAAGVWLAQHPKDGSLARFWLERFQDQDIPGTFSQSILTALADSWYADPELCRILVDVFLDQGRMDFSARRLYQSFLDLTDGDKDASQEDQKRVQTIQGTMFVSLDKPGSEPEIGIAESGSDTLGDERLELTTFMSGDQDNDDRLDRLDDHAFKDGTARGRLEDRIYAGLSQVRERWWGRVRGIVIACIGIGLVFFVWGTVSHMFKTAEQPARQIKFVIPKPFTIQVAAYHKKGHADKYMTLLAQKGIQASMKVTDGGGKTWYLVRVSDFTDQKSAQTYGNRLKADHIIDDFFVTKN
- the yedF gene encoding sulfurtransferase-like selenium metabolism protein YedF; translated protein: MMKELDCRKMDCPAPVLETKKCLENEPLSQIRVLVDNDAAIENVSRFLTYAGFEVGVESDGTMSVVEGTRDQADAVKLSSGPTGQPASSSESSDNNSSAKIMVMAASNKFGVGDDELGAKLMINFIKTLKEMGKDLWRLVFVNHGVTLATMDSAVLDDLRELEASGVTILVCGTCLTHLDLMEKKAIGQTTNMLDIVTAMQLADKVINL
- a CDS encoding PBP1A family penicillin-binding protein encodes the protein MRLFSRLVLLVRLMFYTGLFAAGLMAAAGSLMVFHISQNLPKLPSPLNRIIETPQSLIYAADGQVLLALGEKTSVSLDMVSADFLNAIVATEDHRFFEHHGVNKLRLFKALYITLFEPGRIQGASTITQQLAKNLFFSFEKTWQRKFKEMLVAFQIEQANTKEQILEAYINQIHFGAGAQGVERAARMYFDKSAQDLTLAEAALLAGLPKSPSQYNPFRHYDEALVRRKVVLSRMVAAGFITADTAAKIDAVRPDLHDGRKDARTGSYFLDAMIQKLVDMYGEDVVYHGGIKVYSTMDSRCQADARTAVMEGMNRLDELMGLDEAVKEKPQAALVAIDTASGAVRTMVGGRDYYASEFNRAVNSKRQAGSGFKPFLYYTAFRDKKLHPASVFQDKPVGIPIRGAADWYPQNFERKFRGPMILKQALIHSVNTIAAQVVVDVGPAAVVDVARSCGVKSPLKPVYSLALGTSEVSVMDMAAGFSTLASLGIYHTPFLFWRVEDARGRVLFEHIVKDRRVLDTATAFQVVDMMEGVVDFGSGRGIRKLGFKRPAAGKTGTTDNYNDAWFTGFTPSLCVSVWTGYDKKRKMKDKNRRGITGGRGAVPIWTDFMIRAMKGEPERDFLIPSDIRYETVEKTTGCPVGFGKNQNMPDDTDAPQPAADPDATIQVALKKGQNPCGEY
- a CDS encoding YkgJ family cysteine cluster protein yields the protein MTLDLTQFKCLGCGACCKQSGYVRLRKEEPDIIADFLNMDVRDFIESFTCLTRDRHGLSIIDAPDGACIFLENNECRINPVKPAQCRDFPAKWRFSDFEHICEWARKNKISPNQI